The stretch of DNA CTGATGGCTGTGGAGACCTAGAGGTTAGGAGGCCTCATGGCTACTCTGTCCCTCACCCCCGCAGAATGGCATCGTGCCCATTGTGGAGCCTGAGATCCTCCCCGATGGGGACCATGACTTGAAGCGCTGTCAGTATGTAACCGAGAAGGTAAGTTGCCTGCCTGGCTGGGCAGTGTGGGGGCTAGGCAGCTGGGCCAACGCCTTTGGGGCtaacccctgccccccaccccccacccaatcCACTTTGACCCTGCTCTGCTCTAGGTGCTGGCTGCTGTCTACAAGGCTCTGAGTGACCACCACATCTACCTGGAAGGCACTTTGCTGAAGCCCAATATGGTAACCCCAGGCCATGCCTGCACCCATAAATATTCTCATGAGGAGATTGCCATGGCAACTGTCACAGCATTGCGCCGCACAGTACCCCCCGCTGTTACTGGTGAGACTCCACATCCTCATCTTGATCCCTGGAGGGTAGATGAACTGTAACCACAACCCTTATGCTCATTTGGTCAGATTTCCAGGtcagcttctagaggcttctGCTAATCCCCAGGTCTTTGATTATAACCACTTACCCTACTTTATTCTTTGTTCTACAGGGATCACCTTCCTATCAGGCGGCCAGAGTGAGGAGGAGGCATCCATCAACCTCAATGCCATCAACAAGTGCCCCCTGCTGAAGCCATGGGCCCTGACCTTCTCCTATGGCCGAGCCCTACAGGCTTCTGCCCTGAAGGCCTGGGGTGGAAAGAAGGAGAACCAGAAGGCTGCCCAGGAGGAGTATATCAAACGAGCCCTGGTAAGGATGGGACCGGAATTGGGCCGGGTGCCGGGGTGGATGGAATTCTGATGAGACCTCACTCTGGCTCCTCTCCCCTCTTAGGCCAACAGCCTCGCCTGTCAAGGAAAGTACACCCCAAGTGGTCAGGCCGGGGCTGCAGCCAGCgagtccctcttcatctctaacCACGCCTACTAAGCGGAGGTGTTCTAAGGCTGCCCCCTCAACACTCCAGCCCCCGCCCTCTCCCACACTCACACTTGAAGAGAGGGCCTcacctggggctccaggctgCTCTTTCCCATCACTTTGGCCTCCCATGTGACATTGGTGTGTGGTGTTGTCTGTATATGCTAACTCCGTTGCTCTTTCCAGCCCACTGCCAATAAACAACTATTTAAGGGGGAGTCTGCTGTCTGTGTCTGGTGTTCAGGTTaggggagggcccagggaggTGACAGAGCATAGAAGAgcccttgttttctgtttttccttgcGAGGCAGGAAAAAATTGAACAGGTTGAGAGAGAaccttcctgttttgttttatgcCGAGGGCTTCAAGAAGAGATCTTGTGACATTTTCTTCCAACCATCAAGGGCTTTGCCCCCTTCTACCAGCAGTACCCAATAAGGCTCATAGTTGGGGACTACATGTGTAACTGTTAGGCTCAGCCTCactttgattatttatttttaaaagattttattcgtcagagatccacagagagaggcagagacataggcaaaaggagaagcaggctccctgctgggagcctgatgtagggctcgattccaggaccctgggatcatgccctgagccaaagggagatgcccaaccactgagccat from Vulpes vulpes isolate BD-2025 chromosome 3, VulVul3, whole genome shotgun sequence encodes:
- the ALDOA gene encoding fructose-bisphosphate aldolase A isoform X2; protein product: MPYQYPALTPEQKKELSDIAHRIVAPGKGILAADESTGSIAKRLQSIGTENTEENRRFYRQLLLTADDRVNPCIGGVILFHETLYQKTDDGRPFPQVIKSKGGVVGIKVDKGVVPLAGTNGETTTQGLDGLSERCAQYKKDGADFAKWRCVLKIGEHTPSALAIMENANVLARYASICQQNGIVPIVEPEILPDGDHDLKRCQYVTEKVLAAVYKALSDHHIYLEGTLLKPNMVTPGHACTHKYSHEEIAMATVTALRRTVPPAVTGITFLSGGQSEEEASINLNAINKCPLLKPWALTFSYGRALQASALKAWGGKKENQKAAQEEYIKRALANSLACQGKYTPSGQAGAAASESLFISNHAY